The region GAAATTAAGCGCCCAATCTGCGCCAAGCCTTGCAAAAGGATGGCTGACGTTGAAAATCGGCTGTCTTTTCATTTTCCCAACCCCACAACCATGCCCAAGAAAGCCGCCGCCAAAGCCTCCCGCACCGAGCCTCCTGCATCGAGCATCCGCCCGATCAAAAAGCTGATGGTCGCGAACCGTTCTGAGATCGCCATCCGCGTGATGCGGGCGGCCACGGAGCTGGGGCTGAAAACGGTGGGCATCTATGCCCAGGAGGACCGCTTTTGCCCGCACCGTTTCAAGGCGGATGAGGCCTATGAACTGAACAAGGACAAAGGCCCGCTGGGTGCCTACCTGGACATTGAGGGCATTGTCACCCTGGCCAAGGAAAAGGGCGTGGACGCCATCCACCCCGGTTACGGCTTCCTTTCGGAGAACCCGCAGTTTGCCCAGGCCTGCGCGGATGCAGGCATCATCTTCATCGGCCCAGAGGCGAAGATCCTGGACATGATGGGCGACAAGACGGCTGCCCGCAATGTGGCACGCAAGCTGAACGTGCCGATCCTGGAAGGCACGGATGAACCCGTGAGCGACCGCAAGGAAGCGGTGGCGGTGGCGAAGAAGATCGGCTTTCCGCTGATCATCAAGGCGGCCTTCGGCGGTGGCGGGCGCGGCATGCGCGTGGTGCGCGAGGCGAAGGATCTGGAGAAGCTGCTGGACGAGGCGCAGACGGAGGCACTGCGCTCCTTTGGCAACGGCGCGGTGTTCCTGGAAAAATTTGTGGGCAAGGCGAAGCACATCGAGGTGCAGATCCTGGCGGACAAGCACGGCCATGTACTGCACCTGCATGAGCGTGACTGCTCCGTGCAGCGCCGCCACCAGAAGGTGATCGAGCAGGCACCGAGCTATGGCGTGAAGCAGGAGATCATCGACGGTCTGTGCGAGGCGGCGGTGAAGCTGGCGAAGGAAGTGAACTACACGCACGCTGGCACGGTGGAGTTCCTGGTGGACCACGAAACGGGCGAGTGGTTCTTCATCGAGATGAACCCACGCATCCAGGTGGAGCACACGGTGACGGAGGAGATCACAGGCATCGACATCGTGCGCAGCCAGATCCTCATCGCGCAGGGTTACCAGGTGCATGAAGAGCCACTGGGCCTGCCGGCACAGGACAAGATCGAGAAAAGCGGCTACGCGATCCAGTGCCGCATCACCACGGAAGATCCGGAGAACGGCTTCACGCCGGACTTTGGCAAGATCCTCACCTACCGCAGTGCGGGCGGGTTTGGCGTGCGGCTGGACGGGGCACTGGGCGCGACGAATGCGGTCATCACGCCGTATTATGACTCCATGCTGGTGAAGATGACGGTCTATGGCCGCACCTATCAGCAGGCGCTGGACCGGATGGACCGTGGCCTGCGCGAATTCCGGATTCGCGGCGTGAAGACGAACATCCCGTTCCTGATGAACGTGGTGCACCATGAAGACTTCAAGACCGGCCAGGCGACCACACGCTTCATTGATAACAATCCGGACCTGCTGAAGTTCGTGGCGCGCAAGGACCGTGCCTCGAAGCTGCTGAGCTATCTGGCGGATACCGTCGTGAACGGCAACCCGTTTGCCAAGGGCCACAAGATCAGCAAGGCCTTCATCGCCGCGCCGATTCCGAAGTGGGACCACAAGGTAGCCCCGGCTGCCGGCACGAAGCAACTCCTCACGGAGATGGGCCCGGAGAAATTCTGCAAAAACTGGGTGGCCAAAGAGAAGCGCCTGCTGCTGACGGACACGACGATGCGCGATGCGCACCAGAGCCTGCTGGCCACACGCATGCGCACCTATGACATGCTAGCCGTGGCGGATGCCGTGGCGCGGCGCACACCGGACCTTTTCTCCCTGGAGATGTGGGGCGGGGCGACCTTTGACGTGACGATGCGCTTCCTGCGCGAAGATCCGTGGGAGCGCCTGCGCGACATCCGCGAGAAGGTGCCGAACATTCTGCTGCAAATGCTTTTCCGCGGCAGCAATGCTGTTGGTTATACCAACTACCCGGACAATGTGGTGAAGGGCTTCATCAAGCATGCCGCCCAGAACGGCATGGACATCTTCCGCATCTTTGACAGCCTGAACTACCTGCCCAACCTGACGGCGGCAATGCAGGCGGTGCGCGAGGACACGAGCTCCATCTGTGAAGGCACTCTTTGTTATACCGGCGACATCCTGGACCCGAAACGCGACAAGTATGACCTGAAGTACTACGTGCGCCTGGCCAAGGAGCTGGAGAAAATGGGTGCTCACATGCTGTGCATCAAGGACATGGCCGGCCTGGTGCGCCCCTACGCGGCGAAGAAGCTGGTGAAGGCGCTGAAGGACGAGGTGGGCATCCCCATCCACTTCCACACGCATGACACGAGCGGCCTGAACGCGGCCAGCATCATCGAAGCGGCGAATGCCGGGGTGGATGTGGTGGATGCGGCCATTGCCTCCATGTCCGGCGGCACCAGCCAGCCGAACCTGAACTCCATCGTCGCCGCCATGCAGCACACGCAGCGTGACACAGGGCTGAATACGGAAGCGCTGCAGGAATTCAGCGACTACTGGGCTGCCGTGCGCGCCTTTTACAAACCCTTCGACACGAGCGAACCGTACGGCACCGCCGAGGTGTATCTGCATGAGATGCCCGGCGGCCAGTACACGAACCTCAAGGAGCAGGCCATCGGCATGGGCCTGGGGCCACGCTGGCCGGAGATCGCCCACGCCTATGCGGAGGTGAACCAGCTCTGCGGGGACATCGTGAAAGTCACGCCTTCTTCCAAGGTGGTGGGCGACCTAGCCATCGAGTGCGTGGCGCGTGGCGTGAAGCCGGGCGACATCTTCCAGCTCACAGGCACGAAGTGGAGCAAGGATGTGACGAGCATGTTTGAAGGCTGGCTGGGCGAGCCCTTCTACGGCATGGAGGCCGACAAAGCCGCCGACAGCCGCAAGAAGTGGAATGCGCTGGCGGATGCCATCGTGGGCAAGGGCGGCAAGCGGATCAAGGGCCGCCCAGGGACGCACGCGGCGAAGATCAAGCTGGATGAGGTGCGTGCTGAGCTGGAGCAGAAGATGAAGAAGAAGCCCACCGAGGACGATGTGTGGAGCTACCTCATGTATCCGGATGTGTTCCTGAAGTTTGCGGAGTTCCGCAAGACCTATGGCGATGTCTCGGCCCTGCCGACGCCGGCCTATTATTACGGCTTGCAGCAGAAGGAAGAGATCAATATCGAGCTCGAAGCGGGCAAGACCCTCTTTGTGCGCCTGCTGAACATGACGGAGCCGGACCAGAATGGCCAGCAAACGGCCATCTTTGAGCTCAACGGCTATCCACGCCACACCACGGTGACGAACAAGCTGCTGGCCAAGGATGCGGTGACGAAGACCAAGGCCGATCCGGCTGACCCGACCCAGGTGGGCGCGCCGATGCCCGGCATGGTGGCCAGCATCGCCGTGAGCGTGGGCCAGAAGGTGAAGGAGGGCGAAACCCTCGTAACCTTGGAGGCCATGAAGATGTTCGCCGCCGTCTCCGCCCCGACTTCCGGGACCGTGCAGGAGATCTGCGTGAAGATCAGCGAAAGCGTGGAAAGCAAGGACCTCCTGGTGCGACTGGCGAAGTAGCCTGCCCGGAACCGAGTGAATGATGAGCGTCCCCAGACCCATGAGGTCTGGGGACGTTTGTTTTGGTGGGTGAATGTGGGTGGATTGGGGTAACAAAGGTATCGTGGTGATGGGTTTGATCTTTTGCGTGGAGTCTGTGGAGACGGCATTGATGATTTGGGTGTGAAGGAGGCGAGATGAGTTGGGCCGCCCTTTCAGGGCTCTTGATCCGGTGAGGGATATCGGTTCCCATTTCCCAGGGCGTTGCCCTGGGCTACGATAGGTCGCGCCGTTGGCGCTGATGAAGGTGACGTGGTTGGAGACGTTGTTTGGGCGACGCCGCACGGTTTTGGCACAGATGCGATGGGGTGATGCCTTGGGCCATGAGGATTGGGTGGCGATTGGATATTCATGGACACCGGAACCATGATGTCCGGTTCTTCGCCCCAAAGGGGCAGGCTATCGTAGCCCAGGGCATCGCCCTGGGTATCGCATGCCGATACCGCCTAGGCGAATCCAGAGCCCTGAAAGGGCGGCCTAACTCCCGAAATGTTGCGCCTTTGATGTTGATGGAGGTCAGGGCTTGATGTCCGGTTCTCCGCCCCAAAAGGGCAGCCCATCGTAGACCAGGGCAACGCCCTGGGTATCGGTGCAGCACCCTCGCACAGCCCTGAAGGGGCGACCTAAGTCCCATGCCACAATCACTCGCCAATCTCTACGTTCACCTGATCTTCTCCACCAAGGAACGGTTGCCGTTTTTGTCTCCGGAAGTGCGTCCTGACCTCCACGCATACTTGGCAACGGTGCTGACGAATTTAAACTCCCCTGCGGTGCTCATCAATTCGGTGGAAGACCACGTGCATATTCTTTTCAACATGAGCCGCACCGTCACGCTGGCACAGGTGGTGGAAGAGGTGAAGAAATCGTCCTCCAAATGGATCAAGACACAGGGGCCGAATCTTGCGACCTTCGCATGGCAGGCAGGGTATGGGGGCTTTTCCGTGAGCGAGTCTAACGTACCGAAGGTGGCGAATTACATTCGCAACCAGGAGGAGCATCACCGGGTGAAGACGTTTCAGGAGGAGTACCGGGAGTTTTTAGAGAAACACAAAGTTCCATATGATGAACGCTATGTGTGGGATTGATCTGAAGATGAGCGCGCTTAGTTTTAGAGATGGAGAGGTAGTCAGGGGGAGTCAATAACGCGCAAGGCACGGGAGGCGGCGTTTGTTCTTCGAGGCGTGATGAGTTAGACCGCCCTTTCAGGGCTCTCGATTCGCTTGGGCGACATCGGCATGCATTTCCCAGAGCGTTGCCCTGGGCTACGATAGGCTGCCCCTTTGGGGCGAAGATCGAATTCCCAGCCCAGTCCGCTATCAACACCGAACGTGTGCCTCATCGCAATCGAAACGACATCGTGGATGCAGCCAAGCCGAGCGCCATCGGCGCGGCCTATCGTAGCCCAGGGCAACGCCCTGGAAAATGTGTGCCAGCGCCCCCCCAGGATCAAGAGCCCTGAAAGGGCGGCCTAATTCACCGAACCTCGGTCACATCCAAAAGACAAACGATGTCTTACATGCCCCCAAGTGATGGACAATAACCCATCCTATCCAGGCCGTCGTTACCTGACTATCCCTAGTCGCATCCAAACCAAAACCGTGGGACTTCAAGAATACGACGGCTTCAAACCGATCCTCTTCATCAACTCCCACCTGCAGTGCCGACGCGGCCTATCGTAGCCCAGGGCAACGCCCCGGGAAATGCGTGCCGATGCCGCTCAGGTAATTCGAGAGCCCTGAAAGGGCGGTCTAAACATCCTGAACACAGCCAAGCCGCGCCCATGCATCAGCGCCATCGGCGCGACCTATCGTAGCCCAGGGCAACGCCCTGGGAAAATGCGTGCATGCCCCCACTCAGGATCAAGAGCCCTGAAGGGGCGGCCTAACTCTTCACGTCGCGACTGCAGCACGCCGCAATGACTTGCCTACGGCCCACCTTCAGCCACGTGTTCTGGGGCCTGCCTTGCTGAACTTCGGGGCGCGGGCTTATCGGCCTTTCTAGATACTCATCTCACGGGGACCTGTCTCTCGCCGCAACCCCTGGGCACAAAAAACTGGAAGCCCGGGGTGGGGCTTCCAGCGGTGAGGGAATGCACGGGCCGATGGGGATCAGGCGGCGACGGCCTGCATCTTGTGGATGCAGTCCATGCAGACGCCGGCCTCGAGGATGAGAGAGACGGGACGCACTTCGTTGCAGCGCTCGCACTGACGGAAGAAGCGGCGGTCTTTGAGGGCGGCCCGGCGGGCCTGCTCGACGTTTTCCGGCAGGGCACGGACGGGAAGCATGCGGCCGACGCCTTTCCAGTGAATCTGAGGAGTGGCAGCCAAGGGTTCCTTGACCACCATGGCCTGGACCCATTGGCCAAGGCTGGTTTTCACGACGCGGGTGTACTTTGTTGAAAGATCTGTGTCTGTCATAGGGGGGGGAGCCTAATGAAGCACCAAGATTCGTGCCAATCTAGGCAAATCACCACGAAAGGGTCTCAAACGGACCAATAGCGGTCATAATCAGGGACGGTAGTTGGTGAATGAGTGACGGGATTGTTGCTTGGGGAGGAAACGGGCGGGTTTGGGTGTGGATTGAGGATGTTTTATCAGGAGACTTGGGCGAGCAAAATGCATGGGAAGTCAGTGAGACGGCAATGAGCCCTCCCCACTTTTATAGGGGCACAAGCACGGCCTAACAACGAATGATAAAAATGGAGCCCATGATGAAACGGACTGCCGGACTGCCGGGCTGCCAGACTATGAAAAGGTAGGCCCGAGGGCGAAGGATCGTTCAGCGGACATGCTCAGACCACGTTTTGAAGGCGTGGAGAAAGCTCTATGAGACCGTGCGTTCGTGGAAAACGGGATCGTTTTGGCACGGCAAACCCACGATCTGGCGATGGTGCCGGTGCCAAACATCTCCTGGCCCACGCCCACCGCCTGACATGGGCAAAGGGTGAAAACGACAACCTTAGGCCTGCTCGGTGGTCTGGAAGTCGGGGTAGGCGTTGGCAGCGTGCTCGGAGAAGTCGAGGCCGTTGATCTGCTCCTCCTCGGTGGCGCGGGTGGGGACGATGAGCTTGATGAAGGCGAAGATGATGGAGCAGGTGATGAAGGCGTAGAGGCTGATGCTGAAGGTGCCCAGGGCCTGGATGCCGAGCCGCTCGATGCTGAAGCCTTTTTCATCAAAGAGGGCGACGCAGAGGGTGCCCCACCAGCCGCAGGCGAGGTGGACGGGGACAGCGCCGACGGCATCGTCGATGCGGAGGCGCTCCAGCGCGATGGTGGCGATGGTGGTGATGATGCCGCCCAGAAGACCGATGATGACGGCGGCTGCGGGGGTGACATTGCCACAGCAGGCGGTGATGGCGACGGCCCCGCCAAGGGCCCCATTCATGGCGATACTGACATCGGCCCGGCCCTGGATGAACCACATGGCCACCATGGCGGCGAGACCGGCGGCGGCGGGTGAAATGGTGGTATTGACGACGAGGCGGCCGATAACGCCGCTGCCGCTGAGGGAGGAGCCGGCATTGAACCCGAACCAGCCGAACCAGAGGAGGAGGACGCCAAGGGCGACCAAGGGGATGTTATGCCCGGCGATGAGGCGCGGGGTGCCATCTTTCCCAAAACGACCAACGCGCGGGCCGACGGCGAGGATGCCCGCGAGGGAGCAGGCACCGCCGCAGGCATGGACGACGGAGGAGCCTGCGTAGTCCACAAAGCCGATGGCCTCTAGCCAGCCCTTTTCCCCGCCGAGGCCAAAGCTGCCGCCAAAGCTGCCCCAGGCCCAGTGGCCGACGACGGGGTAGATGAAGATGGTGAAGAGGGCGCAGTAGAGGAGGTAGCCCATGAATTTGGTGCGCTCTGCCACGGCCCCGGAGAGGATGGTGCAGGAGACGCCGGCAAAGCCGAGCTGGAAGAACCAGAAGACCCAGACGGGATGGTCTGCGGCGAAGCCGGAGAGCCAGAAACCATCCATGCCAAAGAGTCCCTGCCAACTGCTGCCGAACATGAGGCCGAAGCCGACGAAGAAGAAGACGATGGCGCAGATGCAGAAGTCGAGGAAGCTCTTCATCACGATGTTGATCGTGTTTTTCGCCCGGCAGGCACCGATCTCCAGCATGACGAATCCGGCCTGCATGAAGAAAACCATGGCGGCGGTAATGACGATCCAGACATAGTTGATGTTAGACTGGAGGGCCTCGAGCGCGCCTGCGGGCACGGCGGTGGCCACAGGGGCGGCGGATGCAGGGGCTGCGGGCGCAGCAGCAGGTGCCGGGGCGGGTGGGGCGGTGGCGAGGGTCTCCAGGGCCTTTTCATGCTGGCTGAGCTTTTCCAAAATGCCATCAAGGCGGCCAGTGACGCGGTCATTGGCATCCAGCTTTTCCAAGATGGTGTCGAGGCGGGTATTGACGCGCTCATTGGCCTCCAGCCTGCCGAGGATGCCATCCAGCTTTTGCTCGATGGGGGGAGACGCGGCAGGGCTATCCTGAGCGGGCACGAGGGGGGCGGCGAGGGCAGCGGCCAGGAGGAGGAGCGGACGGAGGAGGCGGATCATGAACGGTGGGAGAAAGGGTGAAGGAGGGTCAGTCGGCCAGGAGGGTGTGCAGCTCGCTGAGGAGGGCCTGGCGTTTGGTGGTGTTGGGCACTTGGCCGATGAGGGCTTCGGCGAGTTTGCGCACCTCGGCCGGGGGCAGGCGGTAGGGGTCCTGGATGCCATTGCGGGCCATGACGCGGTCGATCATCAGGGTGAGCTGAGCACGGCCCATGACCTTGCCGAGGATGCTTTCGACCTGCTTGCGCACCTGGCCCCAGTTGTTGACGACGACTTCGGCCTTGTCCGTCATTTCCTGAAGACGGCGGGGACTGGTGACGACGAGTTCCTCAATGCCGTCTTCGTTACGCGGAGTGGAGGCCCCGGGTTCGGCAGAAAGGCTGGTGAGGAGGGCGGCGTAGTCCGTCAG is a window of Prosthecobacter algae DNA encoding:
- a CDS encoding pyruvate carboxylase is translated as MPKKAAAKASRTEPPASSIRPIKKLMVANRSEIAIRVMRAATELGLKTVGIYAQEDRFCPHRFKADEAYELNKDKGPLGAYLDIEGIVTLAKEKGVDAIHPGYGFLSENPQFAQACADAGIIFIGPEAKILDMMGDKTAARNVARKLNVPILEGTDEPVSDRKEAVAVAKKIGFPLIIKAAFGGGGRGMRVVREAKDLEKLLDEAQTEALRSFGNGAVFLEKFVGKAKHIEVQILADKHGHVLHLHERDCSVQRRHQKVIEQAPSYGVKQEIIDGLCEAAVKLAKEVNYTHAGTVEFLVDHETGEWFFIEMNPRIQVEHTVTEEITGIDIVRSQILIAQGYQVHEEPLGLPAQDKIEKSGYAIQCRITTEDPENGFTPDFGKILTYRSAGGFGVRLDGALGATNAVITPYYDSMLVKMTVYGRTYQQALDRMDRGLREFRIRGVKTNIPFLMNVVHHEDFKTGQATTRFIDNNPDLLKFVARKDRASKLLSYLADTVVNGNPFAKGHKISKAFIAAPIPKWDHKVAPAAGTKQLLTEMGPEKFCKNWVAKEKRLLLTDTTMRDAHQSLLATRMRTYDMLAVADAVARRTPDLFSLEMWGGATFDVTMRFLREDPWERLRDIREKVPNILLQMLFRGSNAVGYTNYPDNVVKGFIKHAAQNGMDIFRIFDSLNYLPNLTAAMQAVREDTSSICEGTLCYTGDILDPKRDKYDLKYYVRLAKELEKMGAHMLCIKDMAGLVRPYAAKKLVKALKDEVGIPIHFHTHDTSGLNAASIIEAANAGVDVVDAAIASMSGGTSQPNLNSIVAAMQHTQRDTGLNTEALQEFSDYWAAVRAFYKPFDTSEPYGTAEVYLHEMPGGQYTNLKEQAIGMGLGPRWPEIAHAYAEVNQLCGDIVKVTPSSKVVGDLAIECVARGVKPGDIFQLTGTKWSKDVTSMFEGWLGEPFYGMEADKAADSRKKWNALADAIVGKGGKRIKGRPGTHAAKIKLDEVRAELEQKMKKKPTEDDVWSYLMYPDVFLKFAEFRKTYGDVSALPTPAYYYGLQQKEEINIELEAGKTLFVRLLNMTEPDQNGQQTAIFELNGYPRHTTVTNKLLAKDAVTKTKADPADPTQVGAPMPGMVASIAVSVGQKVKEGETLVTLEAMKMFAAVSAPTSGTVQEICVKISESVESKDLLVRLAK
- the tnpA gene encoding IS200/IS605 family transposase translates to MPQSLANLYVHLIFSTKERLPFLSPEVRPDLHAYLATVLTNLNSPAVLINSVEDHVHILFNMSRTVTLAQVVEEVKKSSSKWIKTQGPNLATFAWQAGYGGFSVSESNVPKVANYIRNQEEHHRVKTFQEEYREFLEKHKVPYDERYVWD
- a CDS encoding ammonium transporter gives rise to the protein MIRLLRPLLLLAAALAAPLVPAQDSPAASPPIEQKLDGILGRLEANERVNTRLDTILEKLDANDRVTGRLDGILEKLSQHEKALETLATAPPAPAPAAAPAAPASAAPVATAVPAGALEALQSNINYVWIVITAAMVFFMQAGFVMLEIGACRAKNTINIVMKSFLDFCICAIVFFFVGFGLMFGSSWQGLFGMDGFWLSGFAADHPVWVFWFFQLGFAGVSCTILSGAVAERTKFMGYLLYCALFTIFIYPVVGHWAWGSFGGSFGLGGEKGWLEAIGFVDYAGSSVVHACGGACSLAGILAVGPRVGRFGKDGTPRLIAGHNIPLVALGVLLLWFGWFGFNAGSSLSGSGVIGRLVVNTTISPAAAGLAAMVAMWFIQGRADVSIAMNGALGGAVAITACCGNVTPAAAVIIGLLGGIITTIATIALERLRIDDAVGAVPVHLACGWWGTLCVALFDEKGFSIERLGIQALGTFSISLYAFITCSIIFAFIKLIVPTRATEEEQINGLDFSEHAANAYPDFQTTEQA